The following coding sequences are from one Pigmentibacter ruber window:
- a CDS encoding CBS domain-containing protein translates to MIKKLGIRHMPILDENHYGLISENDVQIVKAFASSHEFLAKDFMTQKFIQVKADSFLKDVINELIDKKLDCAFIFDDKNILIGIFTMIDALKILYEKLG, encoded by the coding sequence ATGATAAAAAAATTAGGTATTCGTCATATGCCTATCTTAGATGAAAATCACTATGGTCTTATTTCAGAAAATGATGTCCAAATAGTAAAAGCTTTTGCTTCTTCTCATGAATTTTTAGCAAAAGATTTTATGACACAAAAATTTATTCAAGTAAAAGCAGATTCTTTTTTAAAAGATGTAATTAATGAACTGATAGATAAAAAACTTGATTGTGCTTTTATTTTTGATGACAAAAATATCCTAATAGGAATATTTACAATGATCGATGCATTAAAAATACTTTATGAAAAACTAGGATAA
- a CDS encoding fumarate reductase/succinate dehydrogenase flavoprotein subunit: MTFNFDSKCPTGPIEDRWTNHRFSSKLVNPANRRKHSIIIVGSGLAGASAAASLGEMGYHVKCFFIHDSPRRAHSIAAQGGINAAKNYKNDGDSIYRLFYETIKGGDYRARESNVHRLAECSVRIIDHCVALGVPFAREYGGLLDTRSFGGTQVSRTFYARGQTGQQLLIGAYQAMMRQVSEGSVEMYPRSEMLELVVIDGQARGIIVRNLITGELGAHHADAVVLATGGYGNVFYLSTNAKASNATAIWRAHKKGALFANPCYTQIHPTCIPVSGDHQSKLTLMSESLRNDGRCWVPKNLNDTRAPVQIPENERDYYLERRYPSFGNLVPRDVASRAAKLECDNGHGVGPSKLAVYLDFQDSINRLGEDKIREKYGNLFQMYEKITGENPYKTPMRIYPAVHYTMGGLWVDYNLQSTIPGLHVLGEANFSDHGANRLGASALMQGLADGYFVIPTTLTHYIGGANLQKITTDRPEFKEAMNNVKERTQKLLGIKGSKTVDQFHRQLGHIIWDYCGMARNKEGLEKALKEIPKIKEEFWQNVSIVGNGDQLNQELEKAGRVADLIELGETMCLDALAREESCGGHFREEHQTPDNEAKRDDVNFAHVAAWEFKGEGKKPERHVEELKFEYCHPTQRSYK, encoded by the coding sequence ATGACATTCAACTTTGATTCAAAATGCCCTACAGGCCCAATTGAAGATAGATGGACAAATCACCGTTTTTCCTCAAAACTTGTAAACCCTGCCAATAGAAGAAAACATTCAATTATAATTGTGGGAAGTGGTCTAGCTGGAGCGTCAGCTGCCGCTTCGCTTGGGGAAATGGGATATCATGTAAAGTGTTTTTTTATTCATGATTCTCCACGTAGAGCGCACTCTATTGCAGCGCAAGGTGGAATAAATGCAGCGAAAAATTATAAAAATGATGGCGATTCAATATACCGCTTATTTTACGAAACAATAAAAGGCGGTGATTATCGTGCCCGTGAATCGAATGTGCATAGATTAGCGGAATGTTCTGTTCGAATTATTGACCATTGTGTTGCTTTAGGTGTTCCTTTTGCGCGGGAATATGGCGGTCTATTAGATACGCGTTCCTTTGGTGGGACACAAGTTTCTAGAACTTTTTATGCAAGAGGACAAACAGGACAACAACTTTTAATCGGCGCTTATCAAGCCATGATGCGGCAAGTTTCAGAAGGAAGTGTTGAAATGTATCCGCGCTCTGAAATGTTGGAACTTGTTGTAATTGATGGTCAGGCAAGAGGTATTATCGTTCGTAATTTGATAACAGGTGAACTTGGAGCGCATCATGCAGATGCTGTTGTTTTAGCAACTGGCGGATATGGGAATGTATTTTATTTATCCACCAATGCAAAAGCTTCTAATGCTACTGCTATTTGGCGTGCCCATAAAAAAGGTGCTTTATTTGCAAATCCTTGCTACACACAAATACATCCAACATGTATTCCAGTTTCAGGCGATCATCAATCTAAGTTAACACTCATGTCAGAATCACTTAGAAATGATGGGCGTTGCTGGGTTCCAAAAAATTTGAACGATACTCGTGCTCCAGTTCAAATTCCTGAGAATGAAAGAGATTATTATTTAGAAAGACGTTATCCAAGTTTTGGAAACTTAGTACCACGCGATGTGGCTTCAAGAGCAGCAAAATTAGAATGCGATAATGGACATGGTGTAGGCCCTTCTAAATTAGCTGTTTACTTAGATTTCCAAGATTCAATTAATCGTTTAGGCGAAGATAAAATTCGTGAAAAATACGGAAATTTATTTCAAATGTATGAAAAAATTACCGGTGAAAATCCTTATAAAACACCAATGCGTATTTATCCTGCAGTGCATTATACAATGGGAGGATTGTGGGTAGACTATAATTTACAATCTACAATTCCTGGTTTGCATGTTCTTGGTGAAGCTAACTTTTCAGATCATGGTGCTAACCGTTTAGGTGCATCTGCATTAATGCAAGGTCTAGCTGATGGATATTTCGTTATTCCGACAACATTAACTCATTATATTGGTGGTGCTAATTTACAAAAGATAACAACTGATAGGCCTGAGTTTAAAGAAGCAATGAATAATGTAAAAGAAAGAACTCAAAAACTTTTAGGAATAAAAGGAAGTAAAACAGTTGATCAATTCCATCGTCAACTAGGTCATATTATCTGGGATTACTGTGGAATGGCTAGAAATAAAGAAGGTCTTGAAAAAGCTTTAAAAGAAATTCCTAAAATTAAAGAAGAGTTTTGGCAAAATGTTTCCATTGTTGGCAATGGCGATCAATTAAACCAAGAACTTGAAAAAGCCGGACGAGTTGCCGATCTTATTGAACTTGGAGAAACTATGTGCCTCGATGCTCTTGCAAGAGAAGAATCTTGTGGAGGACATTTTAGAGAAGAGCATCAAACCCCAGATAATGAAGCAAAGAGAGATGATGTTAATTTTGCCCATGTAGCTGCTTGGGAATTTAAAGGTGAAGGGAAAAAACCTGAAAGACATGTTGAAGAACTAAAATTTGAATATTGTCACCCAACTCAACGTAGCTATAAGTAA
- the rsmA gene encoding 16S rRNA (adenine(1518)-N(6)/adenine(1519)-N(6))-dimethyltransferase RsmA — translation MKNKTNREKNNQAFYLQAKKSLGQNFLNSEAIIDKISESIDVLYNIETEKYLHEIGPGSGALTKKLLEKNIKILAIEKDQRAVEGLMKTLVLEYPDKLNILNQDILQWNPTQDNNLSSSLKPICVGNIPYYITSDILMWFCKFKKFYSNGIFMVQKEVADRLNATPGTKDYGRLTVKVQLFFKVEKLFDVPAHLFVPRPKVDSAIIKLTPNLFSFNDDEEDTSFGKFTAVLFSARRKMLRRALALQLQILQQKNPKKVADFWQLASEHNITEESRPDTISPNVILAFFKYFQEAG, via the coding sequence ATGAAAAATAAAACTAATCGGGAAAAAAACAATCAAGCATTTTATCTCCAAGCAAAAAAATCTTTGGGACAAAATTTTCTAAATAGTGAAGCAATTATAGATAAAATTTCTGAATCCATAGATGTTCTTTATAACATAGAAACTGAAAAATATTTACATGAAATAGGGCCTGGTTCTGGTGCGCTAACTAAAAAGCTTTTAGAAAAAAATATTAAAATCTTAGCAATTGAAAAAGATCAACGAGCTGTCGAAGGATTAATGAAGACGTTAGTGCTAGAATATCCCGATAAGTTAAATATTTTAAATCAAGATATTTTACAATGGAATCCAACGCAAGATAACAATCTTAGTAGTTCTCTTAAACCTATTTGTGTTGGAAATATTCCATACTATATTACAAGCGATATTTTGATGTGGTTTTGTAAATTTAAAAAATTTTATAGTAACGGTATTTTTATGGTACAAAAAGAAGTTGCTGATAGATTAAATGCAACTCCTGGAACAAAAGATTACGGTAGATTAACTGTGAAAGTCCAACTTTTTTTTAAAGTTGAAAAATTATTTGATGTGCCTGCTCATTTATTTGTCCCAAGACCCAAAGTGGATTCGGCAATAATTAAATTAACTCCTAATTTATTTAGTTTTAATGATGATGAAGAAGATACATCATTTGGTAAATTTACAGCAGTTTTATTTAGTGCTCGAAGAAAAATGTTACGCAGAGCTTTAGCATTGCAATTGCAAATTTTGCAACAAAAAAATCCTAAAAAAGTAGCTGATTTTTGGCAATTGGCGTCTGAGCATAATATAACTGAAGAGTCCAGACCGGATACCATATCACCAAACGTCATTTTAGCTTTTTTCAAATATTTTCAGGAAGCTGGATAA
- the hflX gene encoding GTPase HflX produces the protein MPIELNQNKLPNALLVGVPTPDITDNENQESLKELERLVTTLGFSVIDTIFQRRASAAGAVPLGEGKIKEIAKLTGGSGKIKTGPQIKKNKAKQKAEQEDEEEISSANIEIDPAKKPQAIVFDCELTPSQISNLKSAFGVEVLDRTGVIVEIFSKHAKTRESRLQVEIARLKYLAPRIRESGASERQGSGAGARGAGETDIELDKRRIRDRIAELRREIESIQKEQGTRRKKRSEQPCVALVGYTNAGKSSLMRKLTGSEVLVEDKLFATLDTTVRPLYPETHPKILISDTVGFIRKLPHDLVVSFRSTLEEALNASLLLYVIDISDDSWRTHLEVTKSTLQGIGVLEDTACVHIFNKIDKVEDSVIQSVKLEYANSLFISTKNTTDVKTVYQFIQEFFEQEMTDESVFVPYQTMGAVGEIRENFRVINERYENEGTYFLLRGKKEYFQRLKERYQLKKE, from the coding sequence ATGCCTATCGAATTAAATCAAAATAAATTACCTAATGCTCTTTTAGTTGGTGTTCCAACTCCGGATATAACTGATAACGAGAATCAAGAGTCCCTAAAAGAACTTGAGCGTTTAGTAACAACTTTGGGCTTCTCTGTGATTGATACTATTTTTCAACGTCGCGCTTCAGCGGCTGGAGCAGTACCATTAGGTGAAGGTAAAATTAAAGAAATAGCTAAATTAACAGGCGGATCTGGAAAAATAAAAACAGGACCGCAAATTAAAAAAAACAAAGCAAAACAAAAAGCTGAGCAAGAAGATGAGGAAGAAATATCATCTGCAAATATAGAAATTGATCCAGCAAAAAAACCGCAGGCTATTGTTTTTGATTGTGAACTTACTCCTTCGCAAATATCTAATTTAAAAAGTGCTTTTGGTGTTGAAGTCCTTGATAGAACGGGTGTTATAGTTGAGATTTTCAGCAAGCACGCTAAAACTAGAGAATCTCGCTTACAAGTTGAAATAGCTCGCTTAAAATACTTGGCTCCTCGTATCCGAGAAAGTGGCGCGAGTGAACGCCAGGGAAGTGGTGCTGGAGCAAGGGGGGCTGGGGAAACAGATATTGAGCTAGATAAAAGAAGGATTCGTGACAGGATAGCAGAATTAAGAAGAGAAATTGAATCTATTCAAAAGGAACAAGGAACACGCAGAAAAAAAAGATCTGAACAGCCTTGCGTTGCCTTAGTCGGTTATACAAATGCAGGAAAATCTTCATTAATGCGGAAACTGACTGGAAGTGAAGTACTTGTAGAAGATAAACTGTTTGCAACCTTAGATACTACTGTAAGACCCCTTTATCCTGAGACGCATCCTAAAATTTTAATTTCTGATACTGTGGGATTTATTAGAAAACTTCCTCACGACTTGGTTGTCTCCTTTCGCTCAACCTTAGAAGAGGCTCTAAATGCCTCACTTTTACTCTATGTTATTGATATTTCTGATGATAGTTGGCGAACCCATTTGGAAGTCACTAAGTCTACTCTACAAGGTATTGGAGTTTTAGAAGATACAGCCTGTGTACATATTTTTAACAAGATAGATAAAGTAGAAGACAGTGTGATTCAAAGTGTTAAGTTGGAATATGCAAATTCGCTATTTATTTCTACCAAAAATACAACAGATGTAAAAACTGTATATCAATTCATCCAAGAATTTTTTGAGCAAGAAATGACTGACGAGTCTGTTTTTGTTCCTTATCAAACTATGGGTGCGGTAGGGGAAATTCGTGAAAATTTTAGGGTAATCAATGAGCGGTACGAAAATGAGGGAACATACTTTTTATTGCGTGGAAAAAAAGAATATTTTCAACGTCTAAAAGAGAGGTATCAACTAAAAAAAGAATAA
- a CDS encoding MFS transporter, protein MKLINILENKNIIGIVAALCCVAATGIGFGLSLPLLSILMKNMGYSSSVIGLNTAMPALAAMLLSPLFVKYLEKYGLKFFIFFCVVVSILSFFSFYFTQVLLFWFLLRFIFGACLDAIFVASETWIAELSNDQIRGRIMGIFSSCLSIGYFTGAGILTITGSQGLLPFIVGSIFLALVLVPLFIAKNKIPNITTEEKTPLIPIILSTPIAMFAAVVYGYLETSAFNLLPIFGEKNGLTERVSVSLLISVGLGQACLQYFIGAVADKYGALKSLFVCVLLGILGAIGIKLFILQPIVLYAILFFWGACISGFYTLALIIVGNKYQGSSLAGGNSAIVAMFGLGSLIGPPIVGVSMLYSDTNGFFLAILFPVAVYGVELSRVMLKGERVS, encoded by the coding sequence GTGAAATTAATAAATATTCTTGAGAATAAAAATATAATAGGAATTGTTGCAGCTTTATGTTGTGTTGCTGCAACGGGAATTGGATTTGGGTTATCATTGCCATTATTGTCAATTTTAATGAAAAACATGGGATACTCTTCATCAGTAATTGGTCTAAATACGGCTATGCCAGCTTTAGCTGCGATGTTACTTTCTCCACTATTTGTGAAATATTTAGAAAAATATGGACTAAAATTTTTTATTTTCTTTTGTGTAGTAGTTTCTATTTTATCTTTCTTTAGTTTTTATTTTACTCAAGTTTTGTTGTTCTGGTTTTTACTAAGATTTATTTTTGGTGCTTGTTTAGACGCTATTTTTGTTGCAAGTGAAACATGGATTGCAGAATTATCTAATGATCAAATCCGTGGAAGAATAATGGGTATTTTTTCTTCTTGTTTGAGTATTGGTTATTTTACCGGTGCAGGTATTTTAACAATTACTGGGTCTCAAGGTTTGCTTCCGTTTATAGTAGGGTCTATTTTTCTTGCTCTCGTTTTAGTTCCATTATTTATCGCAAAAAATAAAATTCCCAACATAACTACTGAAGAAAAAACTCCTTTAATCCCAATTATATTATCAACCCCAATCGCTATGTTTGCTGCTGTTGTTTATGGATATTTAGAAACTTCAGCATTTAATTTACTCCCCATATTTGGAGAAAAAAATGGGTTAACTGAAAGAGTTTCTGTTTCGTTATTGATTTCAGTCGGGTTAGGCCAGGCCTGTTTGCAATATTTTATAGGTGCTGTAGCAGATAAATATGGTGCTCTAAAATCTTTATTCGTTTGTGTTTTATTAGGAATTTTAGGAGCAATTGGTATAAAATTATTTATTTTGCAGCCTATTGTATTATATGCTATCTTGTTTTTTTGGGGAGCTTGTATCTCAGGGTTTTATACTTTAGCCTTAATTATAGTCGGAAATAAATATCAAGGAAGCAGCTTAGCGGGAGGAAATTCAGCCATTGTTGCAATGTTTGGTTTGGGCTCATTAATTGGTCCGCCAATAGTTGGAGTGAGTATGCTTTATTCAGATACTAACGGATTCTTTTTAGCCATTTTATTTCCAGTTGCGGTTTATGGAGTTGAGCTAAGTAGAGTTATGCTCAAAGGCGAGAGGGTAAGTTGA
- a CDS encoding FAD-dependent oxidoreductase, whose translation MTQYIIVGSGILGLSLAEYLTRQSIPANELKIISTENEKSGSSAAAANLATKGQLFARDPHFKLKLDSKMNYKNWLQMLINELNNSEYKIDSIYKEGKGIEYFATNDEMLEHFKRVKQSDTELKKRNLPLDSIQKNNNSIIYANEAWVDAKKLLQLLRHILLKRDVIIEKKEFNLDYYNNLIKNYDCKNIIFCVGAWTKSLLQELQFTLPKEFEKERLTIGSTFMGEKLFHLNEYALIEKNSLKTKEKITLSGTNSINYISSSTVKIDKLTDNINFDKLSEKNKKLLDFLQNLSIDFSFKNLDLSALKQIDGYRVGFGHSEIVITELQSKSSGIRSFVCAGAHKSGFLFAPVIGERMQKMLF comes from the coding sequence ATGACACAATACATAATTGTTGGTTCTGGAATATTAGGTTTATCACTAGCTGAATATTTAACCAGACAAAGTATTCCTGCAAATGAATTAAAAATTATTTCAACAGAAAACGAAAAATCAGGTTCTTCTGCAGCTGCAGCAAATTTAGCGACAAAGGGTCAGTTATTTGCTAGAGATCCGCATTTTAAATTAAAATTAGATAGTAAAATGAATTATAAAAATTGGTTGCAGATGTTAATAAATGAACTTAATAATTCTGAATATAAAATAGATAGTATTTATAAAGAAGGAAAAGGAATTGAATATTTTGCAACTAATGATGAAATGTTAGAGCATTTTAAAAGAGTCAAACAAAGTGACACTGAACTTAAAAAAAGAAATTTACCCTTAGATAGTATTCAAAAAAATAATAATTCAATTATTTATGCAAATGAGGCTTGGGTAGATGCTAAAAAATTATTGCAATTATTACGCCATATTCTTTTAAAGAGAGATGTAATAATCGAAAAAAAAGAATTTAATTTAGACTACTATAATAATTTGATAAAAAATTATGATTGTAAAAATATTATATTCTGTGTTGGAGCCTGGACAAAATCATTATTACAAGAACTACAATTTACTTTGCCAAAAGAATTTGAGAAAGAAAGATTAACAATAGGCTCTACATTTATGGGAGAAAAATTATTTCATTTAAATGAATATGCATTAATTGAAAAAAACTCTTTAAAGACAAAAGAAAAAATTACGTTGAGTGGTACCAATAGTATAAATTACATTTCTTCTTCAACAGTAAAAATTGACAAATTAACAGATAATATTAATTTTGATAAACTATCAGAAAAAAATAAAAAATTATTAGATTTTTTACAAAACTTATCTATTGATTTTTCATTTAAAAATTTAGATTTAAGTGCTTTAAAACAAATTGATGGTTACCGAGTAGGATTTGGACATTCTGAAATTGTTATAACAGAATTGCAATCAAAAAGTTCGGGTATTAGATCATTTGTTTGTGCTGGAGCCCATAAAAGTGGTTTTTTATTTGCTCCAGTAATTGGTGAAAGAATGCAAAAAATGCTCTTTTAA
- a CDS encoding succinate dehydrogenase cytochrome b subunit, whose protein sequence is MSANSGFLTSSIGKKYFMALTATVWSLFVMVHMLGNILIFVSAEAYNKYSHALTSNPVIYLAELFLVLVLLIHAFTGFTLFIRNRSTKPKFYSVTPVRVKSASISSRTMIYTGTIILAFIIWHLITFKWGEMYFVTYDGIQMRDIYKLVVEKFKDPFYVASYSVIMILIGVHLYHGVQSIFQSLGISHPRYNKFFKYFGYTYAVVVAAGFFSQPIYVFLAR, encoded by the coding sequence ATGTCAGCAAATTCTGGTTTTTTAACGAGTTCCATTGGTAAAAAATACTTTATGGCATTAACGGCAACTGTATGGTCGCTGTTTGTGATGGTGCACATGCTTGGTAATATTTTGATATTTGTCAGTGCTGAAGCATATAACAAATATTCACATGCATTAACTTCAAATCCAGTTATTTATTTAGCCGAATTATTTTTAGTGCTTGTTCTTTTGATACATGCCTTCACTGGTTTTACTTTATTCATTCGTAATAGATCAACAAAACCAAAATTTTATTCTGTTACTCCTGTAAGAGTGAAGTCTGCATCTATTTCATCTAGGACAATGATCTATACAGGAACAATTATTCTTGCATTTATTATCTGGCATTTAATTACATTCAAATGGGGTGAAATGTATTTTGTTACTTATGACGGTATCCAGATGCGAGATATATATAAATTAGTTGTAGAAAAATTTAAGGATCCTTTTTATGTTGCTTCTTATTCTGTAATTATGATTCTTATAGGCGTTCATTTATATCATGGTGTTCAATCTATTTTTCAATCGCTTGGAATAAGTCACCCAAGGTATAACAAATTTTTTAAATATTTTGGCTATACTTATGCTGTAGTTGTTGCTGCAGGTTTCTTTTCTCAACCAATTTACGTTTTTCTAGCAAGGTAA
- a CDS encoding glutathione S-transferase family protein — protein MSSKSLVLYECPATRSDRVKFLLEEMQIPYEKKTLILSKSEHLTKEYLQINPSGCVPFLIDNSAEVKLIESGAICHYLAKKYKKNIYFPSETNLKEQAIYEEAMYFITSTLDPICFNLYFHTKRFPPEKRIASIAEESSKKFARSIEFILAKLEKNKYLLSDKLSTPDFILVPTLLCIKEEVMKYPIIQRYIENVLELNSMQKVREDIKS, from the coding sequence ATGTCAAGCAAATCACTCGTTTTATATGAATGTCCTGCTACCCGTTCCGATAGAGTTAAATTTTTATTAGAAGAAATGCAAATACCCTATGAGAAAAAAACATTAATTTTAAGCAAGTCCGAGCATTTAACGAAAGAATATTTACAGATAAATCCATCAGGATGTGTTCCTTTTTTGATAGACAACTCTGCAGAAGTTAAATTAATAGAATCTGGCGCTATTTGTCATTACTTAGCCAAAAAATATAAGAAAAATATTTATTTTCCTTCAGAAACTAATCTTAAAGAACAAGCAATATATGAAGAAGCTATGTACTTTATAACTTCTACTCTCGATCCCATTTGTTTTAACTTATACTTCCATACTAAAAGATTCCCACCTGAAAAACGTATTGCTTCCATAGCAGAGGAGAGTTCGAAAAAATTTGCTCGAAGCATAGAGTTTATTTTAGCAAAACTGGAGAAAAATAAATATTTACTTTCTGATAAGTTAAGCACACCAGATTTTATATTAGTACCAACATTACTTTGCATTAAAGAAGAAGTAATGAAGTATCCCATCATTCAAAGATATATAGAAAACGTTTTGGAATTAAACTCTATGCAGAAAGTTAGAGAAGATATAAAATCTTAA
- a CDS encoding S41 family peptidase, whose amino-acid sequence MLKSCVKLLVIFTAFHTTVSFAHPEELFSNVIPPENTNEKDLKLKIEIENKKFQSLEAFAKVLNLLEANYVDPKAVNPDVLIEKALKGMTADLDPHTTYLTAKQYSDFSSDTSGKFGGIGVVINPAGGKLEIVEIVENSPAQRAGLKPGDIIYSVGNIIVNQKTIEEALSKMRGVVGSSITIEYFTPDKNGKQSFIKKTTIEREIIRSNSASIAELSTGYAYTKLTIFQEDASEQLGKYIKNFETKNNGKIKGLILDLRNNPGGLLEQAVKVTNLFIDSGIIVSTVGRDINKPDDVEYAIKRNTLSSFPMIVLVNEGTASASEIVAGALQDRERAIIMGSQTFGKGSVQNIIPLPNGGALKMTIARYFTPKGRSIQAKGITPDIPLISQSVLGKVQQLQQNESPQIRYPRREADLEKHIEAKDQDTISLQNKQNENDIEISKWPAQLREDYQVKSAYLYLKSMGKYAFNQDNLK is encoded by the coding sequence ATGTTAAAATCATGTGTTAAGTTGCTTGTAATTTTCACTGCTTTTCATACAACAGTATCATTTGCTCATCCTGAAGAACTTTTTTCAAATGTCATTCCACCAGAGAATACAAATGAAAAAGATTTAAAACTAAAAATTGAGATAGAAAATAAAAAATTTCAATCGCTAGAAGCTTTTGCTAAAGTATTAAACTTACTTGAAGCAAATTATGTTGATCCTAAAGCAGTAAATCCTGATGTTTTAATTGAAAAAGCCCTAAAAGGGATGACTGCAGATTTAGATCCTCACACAACATATTTAACAGCAAAGCAGTATTCGGATTTTAGTTCTGATACGAGTGGCAAATTTGGGGGAATTGGGGTTGTCATAAACCCAGCCGGTGGGAAATTAGAGATTGTAGAGATTGTAGAGAATTCTCCTGCACAACGCGCTGGATTAAAACCAGGAGATATTATTTATTCAGTTGGAAATATTATTGTAAATCAAAAAACTATAGAAGAAGCACTCAGTAAAATGCGCGGTGTAGTAGGAAGCAGTATAACAATAGAATATTTTACTCCAGATAAAAATGGAAAACAGAGTTTTATAAAAAAAACAACAATTGAAAGAGAAATTATTCGAAGTAACAGTGCTTCTATTGCGGAACTTTCCACAGGATATGCGTATACTAAATTAACTATTTTTCAAGAAGATGCTTCAGAACAATTAGGCAAGTACATTAAAAATTTTGAAACAAAAAATAATGGAAAAATTAAAGGATTAATTTTAGATTTGCGAAATAATCCAGGAGGGTTATTAGAACAGGCGGTTAAAGTAACTAATTTATTTATCGACTCTGGTATCATAGTTTCAACTGTAGGACGAGATATCAATAAACCTGATGATGTAGAATATGCAATTAAAAGAAATACATTATCAAGTTTTCCTATGATAGTCCTTGTTAATGAAGGTACGGCTAGTGCAAGTGAAATAGTTGCAGGTGCACTCCAAGATAGAGAGCGGGCAATTATCATGGGTAGTCAAACATTTGGTAAGGGGAGTGTACAAAATATTATTCCATTACCAAATGGTGGAGCTTTAAAAATGACTATTGCTAGGTATTTCACCCCAAAAGGGAGGAGTATTCAGGCTAAAGGCATTACACCAGATATTCCCCTAATATCGCAATCGGTACTTGGAAAAGTTCAGCAATTACAACAAAATGAGAGTCCCCAAATCCGTTATCCCAGAAGAGAAGCTGATTTAGAAAAACATATTGAAGCAAAAGATCAGGATACTATTTCTTTACAAAACAAACAAAATGAAAATGATATAGAAATCAGTAAATGGCCAGCTCAACTTCGGGAAGATTACCAAGTAAAAAGTGCATATCTTTATTTAAAAAGTATGGGGAAATACGCTTTTAATCAAGATAATTTAAAATAA
- a CDS encoding succinate dehydrogenase/fumarate reductase iron-sulfur subunit, with amino-acid sequence MDKSNAHKMMTLHLKVWRQSGPHANGKLVDYELNNVNPDMSFLEMLDILNQKLIQKGEEPVAFDHDCREGICGSCSMVIDGNPHGPQTSTTACQLHMRHYQDGQTIVIEPFLAKAFPIIKDLVVDRSALDRIIQAGGYISVNTGSAPDGNAIPVPKENADLAFDAATCIGCGACVAACRNGSAMLFLSAKVSQLSLLPQGQAESSQRVAKMVYQMDSEDFGSCTNMGSCAGACPKDISLENIARLNREFMKSMISGRKSYPGRKLGSSEGSPA; translated from the coding sequence ATGGATAAATCAAATGCACATAAAATGATGACTTTACATTTAAAGGTTTGGAGACAATCAGGTCCGCACGCCAATGGAAAGTTAGTTGATTATGAACTAAATAATGTAAATCCGGATATGTCGTTCTTAGAAATGCTCGATATATTAAATCAAAAATTAATTCAAAAGGGTGAAGAACCTGTAGCTTTTGATCATGACTGTCGTGAAGGAATTTGTGGTTCCTGCTCAATGGTAATAGATGGCAATCCGCATGGACCACAAACATCAACAACAGCTTGTCAATTGCACATGCGCCATTATCAAGATGGTCAAACTATAGTGATTGAACCATTCCTTGCAAAAGCATTCCCTATTATTAAAGATCTAGTTGTAGATAGAAGCGCACTAGATCGTATTATTCAAGCTGGTGGTTATATTTCTGTAAATACAGGAAGTGCTCCAGATGGAAATGCAATCCCAGTGCCGAAAGAAAATGCTGATCTCGCATTTGATGCAGCAACTTGTATTGGCTGTGGAGCTTGTGTTGCTGCTTGTCGTAATGGATCCGCAATGTTGTTTCTTTCTGCGAAAGTGTCACAACTTTCTTTGTTACCTCAAGGGCAAGCTGAAAGTTCCCAGCGAGTAGCAAAAATGGTCTATCAAATGGATTCTGAAGACTTTGGTTCTTGTACCAATATGGGGAGCTGTGCAGGTGCTTGTCCAAAAGATATTAGCTTAGAAAATATTGCACGACTCAATAGAGAATTTATGAAGTCTATGATTTCTGGAAGAAAAAGTTATCCAGGACGTAAATTAGGATCAAGCGAAGGTTCACCTGCCTAA